Within Thermomicrobiales bacterium, the genomic segment CCATACGAAGCGCCGACAGCACCAGAGCTGAGTCTGGATACCGTCGGGCACACGCCGGACGACAATGCCGAGCGCATCATTGAATATCTGGTCGCGCAGGGCTTTGTGCGCTCGATGGAACGATGGACGAACCAGATCGAGCTGCCAGTTCCAGCCCAACCCGTCTGATCGAATTGCTGCCCCCCGACCGTTAGCGCTTCTTGCGGCGGTCGGGGGTTGGCATGTTCGTCAGCAGGCTGCCTGTGCCACGATGGCGATCGTAGTTCGTGAACCCGCCGGGGTACTCTCGAACATAGCCGTCGGAAAACTCGATGATGCGATTGCAGATACGGTCGAGGAAGTAACGATCGTGCGAGATCGTCAGGATCGTGCCGCCAAAGTCGAGCAGTGCGTCCTCCAGCTCCTCAATTGAGCCAAGGTCGAGGTTGTTGGTCGGCTCGTCGAGCATCAGGAAGTTCGCACCGCCGAGCACCATGAGCGCGATCTGCAATCGGCTGCGTTCGCCGCCGCTCAGCTTGCCAATTGGCGTCAGCGCGTCCTCGCGCGTGAAAAGCAAGCCAACGAGAAAGCCAATCGCCTGCTGCTCCGTCATGGGTCGCTGCGAGCGCACCAGCTCCAGAGGCGTCTTCGCCGGGTCAAGGGTCTCCTGCTCCTGCGCGTAGTAGCCGGGCGCAATCGACGGGCCAATCCGCACGCGTCCGCCGGTCGGCTCCTCTCGACCGAGGATCAGCCGGAAGAACGTCGTCTTCCCGGAGCCGTTCTCGCCTACGACACCAACGCGCTCGCCGTGCGTCAGCTCAAGATCGAACGGACGGATGATCTGCCGATCGCCGTAGGACTTCGATAGCCCTTTGATGTCCAGCACCAGGGATGAGCCGCGCTCGGCATTGAACTCGACTTCCATCCGTCGCCGGTCCAGAACCGGCACCGGCGTGTCGGCCAGGCGCTCCCGCTCGATCTCCAGGATCCGCCAGCGGTTGCCGGCACGCGCGGCGAACTTCGGATTCTGTCGGGCCCACTGCGTGAGCTGCTCGGCGCTAGCCTTCAACTTCTTGATCTCGCGTTGGCGAAGCTCATACAGTTGTGCGTTGCGCTCCAGGCGAGCACGCTTCTGCTTGACGAAGGCGGTGTAATTGCCTGGGTACTCAACGACACCGCCATCCTCCAGCTCGACAATGCTGGTCGCAATCCGATCGATAAAGTAGCGATCGTGCGAGATGACGACTGTCCCGCCGCTCCGCTGCCCCAGATAGGATTCCAGCCAGGTCTTCGCGTCGGCATCGAGGTGGTTGTCCGGTTCGTCCAATAGCAGCAGCTCGGGCTCTTCGAGCAGGCAGCAAGCGAGGCCGACGATCTGCTTCTCGCCGCCGCTCAGCGCGTCGGACGGCAGATCCCACCGATCGCGCGGCAACCCGAGTGAGGCCAGCGTCTGCTCCACCCGCACGTCGGCCGGGACACCGGCATTGGCATCGGCGCGTTCCAGGAGCTCGGCGTAGGCCGCCAGCACCGACTCAAGCTCATCGTCGTCAAGCTGCTCACCCATGCGCTGTTCGAGCTCACGGAGCCGCGCATCGACCTCATCGGCTTGCCCCCCGGCGAGCGCGACGATTTCGCGGACCGTGTGCTGCGGAT encodes:
- a CDS encoding ATP-binding cassette domain-containing protein; translated protein: MPILVQASSVSVVYGGNEIFSDLTFAVRDVDRIALVGENGSGKSSLLRLLAGEAEPQSGSVSRQRGLRVAYLPQTPALDPQHTVREIVALAGGQADEVDARLRELEQRMGEQLDDDELESVLAAYAELLERADANAGVPADVRVEQTLASLGLPRDRWDLPSDALSGGEKQIVGLACCLLEEPELLLLDEPDNHLDADAKTWLESYLGQRSGGTVVISHDRYFIDRIATSIVELEDGGVVEYPGNYTAFVKQKRARLERNAQLYELRQREIKKLKASAEQLTQWARQNPKFAARAGNRWRILEIERERLADTPVPVLDRRRMEVEFNAERGSSLVLDIKGLSKSYGDRQIIRPFDLELTHGERVGVVGENGSGKTTFFRLILGREEPTGGRVRIGPSIAPGYYAQEQETLDPAKTPLELVRSQRPMTEQQAIGFLVGLLFTREDALTPIGKLSGGERSRLQIALMVLGGANFLMLDEPTNNLDLGSIEELEDALLDFGGTILTISHDRYFLDRICNRIIEFSDGYVREYPGGFTNYDRHRGTGSLLTNMPTPDRRKKR